In the genome of Arachis stenosperma cultivar V10309 chromosome 6, arast.V10309.gnm1.PFL2, whole genome shotgun sequence, the window TGAAAGCGACCAAGATATCGATTCAGCTGACGGTGACGCCGCAGAACGCGATCTTCTCCCTCATGATTTTTACGAGTATGAGGAACAACAGGCCGAGGAGGAgtccaagaggaacaagcgcTACGATCCTGGTTCCGTCGATAACCTCCAGCTCCCTATTGACCGTTCTGATGAATCCGAGGTAAATAAGTAAATTAATCtgagaaattattttatttctgaTTCATTGTTTGCGAGTTTTGAATCTATTAATTGTGCACCTCATTGTATGCATTTTTTTGTGATTCTGTGAATTTGTTCATTGACATTGATTTGTCATGATCCTGTTGAAATGCTTTTAGGATGTTATCGTTAGTTCATTGGTTTGGTGATTGACAGATTGGTGAATTTAATCATTGGACTAATCCTCTTTGTGCTGGTTCATAGTCATTTACGTGTTCATTTGTATTCTTAGGATGAGAGTATACAATCTGATGATGATAacgaggatgatgatgatgatgatgggtTGAAAAGGACTGGAGGTGCTGCTGATGATGATTCTAGCGAGGAAGGTGATGGAAGGCATACAAGGATGTTACAAGGAATTACTGGTATGCCAAGTGAGGCTTTTGAAGGTAAGAAAATtgcattatatttatttttttaaaaaagacaaGTCTGGTGCTGGCATATTAGATGGGAATGACATTTGACTTTAGCTAGAAGCTTTTCTCCTCCAAGAACTGTTTAGGCTTGATGCATTCACATGTAGGGAACCACTCTGCTGTTTATCCAAAGTCTAGCATTTTATTTTTCAGAAGTTTGATTGTGAGTCTTGTCCAAAATGCAggcaagaagaagaggaagatgaaagATGATGTTATACCAGAGCTATATCCGGAGTCTGAATATAATCCTAGTCGTGATGTTGTGGATGGTGATGGACAAATTAGCATCGATGACCTTTTGAATCCTCTTCAGGATAATCCTGGTTTTGGAAAACTTAGGAAAAGAATACAACAAATTGAGAACAATTCTAAACCTATACATGCACCGCTTCGAACGGCAGATCAAGCAAAGGTGGAGAGGAAGGTAGCTTATGAAATATCAAAGAAAGAGGTCACGAAGTGGCAGCAAATTATTCAGAGAAATAGAGAAGCACCAACTCTTTTATTTGATGAGAATGTAGATTTAGGGTTTTCAACTGTAGGGGCAATAGCTTCTGAATTTGAACCCAGAACTGAATTTGAGAGGAAAATGGCTGCACTAGTTTCTGATGACAAAGTTATGGAAGCTCATAAAATGGATGGTTCTAGGCTTCTTGAGATGAACATGGTAATGTTGTTGTCGATATAGGGCCAAGTATTAGGTTTATGTCATTTCAATTGTTAAATGTAGTTCATGATGCTTTACAGGTCTCtgttgaagaagaaaaggatAGGCAAAGCCGTATTGCTAAAATGCGGAGCCTTCTTTTCCGTCATGAAATGAAGGCAAAGCGTATCAAAAAGATCAAGTCCAAAACATATCATCGTTTGTTGAAGAAAGATAAATTGAAGAGCGAAGTTTCTAAGATTCAAATGGACCCTGAAGCTGCTAAAGAATTTGCCATGAAACAAGAGCGCCTGAGAGCTGAGGTATAACATCATCCCTCAAGaaagaacattttttttaaataaatagtTTATCAATTGATCAATTAGAAGAGGAAAATTGGTGTCTATTAACTTATTTAATATCATCATGCTGGTTCTTTGATTATTTATTCCGTTAAAACATCCAACTTGAGGAGGATGCATATATCTTTGCATTATGTTACTTTTTAATCCTCGATTTACCAACTTGCTACAGGAGCGTATGACACTCAAACACAAAAACCAGAACCGGTGGGCTAAGCGTATCTTAACACGTGGTTTGAACAGCCAAGATGAAGGAACTCGTGCTGCCATAGCTGAACAACTTCAAAGGCATGCTGAACTGACAAGAAAAATGCACTCTATGAAGGATAGCAGCAGCAGCAGTGATGATAGCAGTGATGAGGATGCTGGAGATTCTGGTTCTGATCAGGATATGGCTTCCAAGGTTTTGAGAAAAGCAATAGAAAAGACAAAGAAAGTGATAGATGAAGATAATGAAACTCCCAAGTCCGGGTTGCTTTCTCTTCCTTTCATGGTAATTATACATTGGttcttaatttttcttcaaagaATTATTTTGTAATGTAACCTTTCATGAAATGctagttattcaattatttattGTATTAAAACATCCAACTGTGAGGAAGATGCATTTATCtatgttttaaatttttcagTTAGGAGGTTTTCTTATTAATATGCTGTAtcatccccccccccccccccccccccccccccgcgGTTTTCTCTGCTTTAGAGGCGTGGATTGGAGAAGAGAAAAGAGGCAGTTGTTGAAGAAGCCAACCTTGCTCTTCAAGAATACAATGATTCCAAGAATAAGCTGGAGAACTCTGTTGGCTCAGAAGAACCAGAAACCACTTCTATCAGTGGCAGAAGAGTGTTTGGAGCATCTAAAACCCATATCTCTGATGCAGGTAATAAGGTGAAATCAGATTACAATTACGGTGGCAGTGACGGTGAGGATGACATAAGGGCCAGTAAAAATGGCAATATAGAGACTGGGGGAAGTAATATTTTGCAGAAAGATGTGAACAGTGATGCAGTCTTGATTCAAGAAGACACTGATAATCATCAGGAATCTGTATTTAAGGTGATGAAATTCCCAGTTTTTGGACCTATTCTAAACTTTGTTGCTTGATCATTAAATTTGATACGTTGCATTTTTTTATTGCAGGACTTTAATGAGATTGTAAAAAATCCTGGGCCAAAAACGACATATGAAGTTTCCTTATTTGTATCAGATACATGGAAAAAGGTTTGAATGCTTTTTAGATCATGTTGTGTTTTGAAAATTGATATTTCTAGTATCTTTTTATGATGtaaaaattttgtataatttattgGAATTATGTACTGATGGACTTATGATGAGCAGGCTAAAAACAGAAATGAAGGCGGCACAAATTGCAAGAAGTCTGCAATTGCTGCAGGACCCGTTAGGCAAGATATAAAAGTATGAATTATAAACTATTTACATTTGTTTAAACATATAAGCAATATTGTTGATATAGCCTGatttatttgtatatttattttgGTTTCCTAGGATACTGTAAAAGAAGCTGAAGAGGATAGTGATACAGATAGTGAAGGACAGATGGTTGACGGAATTCTGACTGCTGGTTCCAATCTATCTTATGAGCTTCCTTCTCAGGAAGAGCTCATTCGGCAAGCTTTTGCGGGGGATGATGTAGAAGATGAGTTTGACAAGTATAAGATGGAGATTCTCAATGAAGAAAATCCCGAGCCAGAAAAGCCTGTATTACTTCCTGGCTGGGGGCAATGGACGCATGTACAGAAAAAGAAAGGTTTACCATCTTGGATGCTGAAAGAGCATGAAAATGCCCAGAAAAAGAGGGAAGAAGCTATTAAGAAGAGAAAGGATGCTCGGCTAAAAAATGTGATAATCtctgaaaagataaataagaagGTTAGTGGCACTATTGTCcagtaatatattttttttcacagAGCTCTCTGGTTATAGTTGCTCTATCTTTCAGTAGAACTTCACGTTTTTCAGACCTTCTGTTTCACGATTTAGTGATTGAATCCTATAGCTAGCTACCATTTGCATTTTGCTCCCGGTTATGTGCTGACTAGGTTCATGCTTATTGTTTTCAATTGTGTGGCATTAATGATTCAATCATGATGATTGAGGTTTCAATCTTATGTTTCCTTTTGGATATGGCAGGCTGAGAAACTCCACACAAAAGCATTGCCGTTTCCTTTTACTTCTAAAGAGGCTTTTGAACAGAGCATGCGTGTCCCCATTGGACCAGAATTTAACCCGGCAACTGCAATCGGACCTCTTACCCGGCCTGAAGTAAGTGTTGTCATTGTTGAATTTCTCGAATGCTGTAGTATCATGCTGTTCTTTGAAGTGGTGACCAGAGAACTATTTGAAAAATAGCTGTAAGATGCATTATGTgttcctttctctctctcatatTGAAACAACTATTGTATGTGCAGGTGGTGAAGAGACCAGGTGTTATCATAAAACCAATAGAGTTTGAGGAAGTGAATCCACATGGAAAACCAGAGCAACGGGGTGGAGATAAGCATAGATCCAAGAAAAATAAAGGCAGTGGTGGCAGATCCATGAAGAAAACAACGGTTTAGTGTAAAATTTAATCGTCAGGGAGTTTTGATTCCGTTCCctgttcaatttattatttcaatttttcAGTATCTAGGAGTACAATACAATGAATGTAGTGATGTATTTTCCGAGTTAAAAAAGGAAGAGCCCTATACAAAGAGAAACAGAAGAGGGGGAGGTGGGGCGGGAAATATCTCgtgtattatttatttatttagttaaacTTTTTCCATCTAATGCTTAATGAGAATTTTACTTATTTGTAATTATGTATTACACTGCATGCTTTGGTAAAGAATCTGTTATCCATCTAAATGTCAAACGACTTTAAGGCTATGCTATGCCCTAAATTAGACAGATCTGGTATCATGTTTTCGATATATTTAGCCTTTACCGTTTCGAGGGTTTAAAATTTAGGATATagtttagaattttaaatttaaggtttaagattaaaatataagatttaagatttagaatttagtGTTTAAGAGACTGATGGCAGTGGACAGTGGTTACTGGAGAGTGATCACAGGTGGCTAGTGGGTGGCAATTGTCATGAAATTATTCATTTTAAAAGTTTAAGTTGATACTAGAAAAGATAATATTAATGATTATATTTCTAATACTTGTTTTCAAGcacgaaatttttttttggatttgcTTGTTTTcgcatattttttttcttttatttgtcttatactaatttttttatttttggatttcaCCAAAAATCGAATTTAAGATCTTTCAgaatttagagtttttataTTATGTCATGAAATTATTTATCCTAAAATGTCATGAAATTATTTAtcctaaaaatttaaactaatagaAAGTAATATTAATGAATATATCTCTAATAGCAGTATTAGAGGATTGCTAACAGTGATTGGAGGATTGTTGGCAGTGAGAGGAAAAATATGGTGGTGGTGGATTAAGAGTGGTGTTAGGACTtaggaggaagaaaaagaaaaaaaaaagatagaaaagggaaattataaatataaacaaattacaaaaagtTTGTTGAAAGTAGTTgctaaaatttagatttttagttGGACTCGACGAAAACATATTTATTTGGTTCTTCGTTGATTAATTCAACAAAAACATTTGCTATCCAAACAAGTATTATGGGGCTGGATGATGGGTAGGTTATAGCTTCATTTAAGGAAGAAAGCAAAGTCAAAACAACGAATCGAAGTTTCTAAAATCTGAAGTATTTAACTCAGCTTTTTATTTTGTCAAACTCTTATTGCCAatagagtaaaaaaaaaaaaaatgcttacAAATTAAACATGTTAAAATTTTATGGTGAGTTACATGACCAATGACAAAGTTATTTAGTCTAGTCAGTCTAATAGTTTTCTGATACAATAAAAATTAGttgaagaaaaatagaaaagatgcataagaaaaaaaaaagacttgaTTAAATTtggttacaaaaataatttgtttaactAATCTTTCTCAAAATCTTAATATACTGAATGCGTTAAaaatgtttcttttatttaacaAGTATCTTTTAACGCCACATTCACAACAAATTTTCTAATCTTGTAACTTAATGTTGTGTTCCTGATTATTTTGACAGGATTCCGTTGCCAGAACAAATGAGAGTTAAGATAGATTGGGAAagtaataatataattagaCAACGGAAAATGTGAAATCCGTAGCTTTTTTTTCTCCCATAAATCATAATGCCTGTACCAAATGCGTTAAGGTGGTTTGACAAGAAAGGAGAAAAAGGTTGTCCATTTTCGGCCACTTTGAGCTTCTAGTACAGAAAGCTACAGTGACAACTATGGGGTTTCCACATTCAATCAGGACCTACAAAAATTAATAGTTATCATTCTCTCAATGCAAGAAAAGTGGGTAGAAGGAGCAGGACCACCTATAGAGAAGAAGATGCATACGTCAAAGGCGGTGTGGTTTGACCAATTTGCTTGCACTTTCCAAACTATTCATGCTTTTCAAGTTTTATTTCGTGGAGAACTTATTTTCTTAGCATAATCTCAAACGAAAAGTATagatagataataaaaatattaaataatgtgaataataaatatattggatgttcattttattaggTGTGAAAatagttattctaatattaaaatttaaatgaataatctaaaaaatagtgtgttttaatttgattgataattatttatgttattcaaaaaaattattgatta includes:
- the LOC130935756 gene encoding uncharacterized protein LOC130935756, whose amino-acid sequence is MPVTKRKHRDETSHRRGHSKPSRNAKKKKKTGPRLPSSLQKQLERLNPTAPIESDQDIDSADGDAAERDLLPHDFYEYEEQQAEEESKRNKRYDPGSVDNLQLPIDRSDESEDESIQSDDDNEDDDDDDGLKRTGGAADDDSSEEGDGRHTRMLQGITGMPSEAFEGKKKRKMKDDVIPELYPESEYNPSRDVVDGDGQISIDDLLNPLQDNPGFGKLRKRIQQIENNSKPIHAPLRTADQAKVERKVAYEISKKEVTKWQQIIQRNREAPTLLFDENVDLGFSTVGAIASEFEPRTEFERKMAALVSDDKVMEAHKMDGSRLLEMNMVSVEEEKDRQSRIAKMRSLLFRHEMKAKRIKKIKSKTYHRLLKKDKLKSEVSKIQMDPEAAKEFAMKQERLRAEERMTLKHKNQNRWAKRILTRGLNSQDEGTRAAIAEQLQRHAELTRKMHSMKDSSSSSDDSSDEDAGDSGSDQDMASKVLRKAIEKTKKVIDEDNETPKSGLLSLPFMRRGLEKRKEAVVEEANLALQEYNDSKNKLENSVGSEEPETTSISGRRVFGASKTHISDAGNKVKSDYNYGGSDGEDDIRASKNGNIETGGSNILQKDVNSDAVLIQEDTDNHQESVFKDFNEIVKNPGPKTTYEVSLFVSDTWKKAKNRNEGGTNCKKSAIAAGPVRQDIKDTVKEAEEDSDTDSEGQMVDGILTAGSNLSYELPSQEELIRQAFAGDDVEDEFDKYKMEILNEENPEPEKPVLLPGWGQWTHVQKKKGLPSWMLKEHENAQKKREEAIKKRKDARLKNVIISEKINKKAEKLHTKALPFPFTSKEAFEQSMRVPIGPEFNPATAIGPLTRPEVVKRPGVIIKPIEFEEVNPHGKPEQRGGDKHRSKKNKGSGGRSMKKTTV